CCTACGAGTGGCGGCGTGCGGCGACCCGGCGATCGAATGTCGAACCAACGAACCAGGCGTGCTACGCGGTCTTGTTCGGTGCGATCGGTGGTCTGGTGCTGGCCTTTATCCTAGGACCGCTCTCGACGGTGAGTTTGCAATGGCCGTTGCTGTTGGCCGGTTTCGTGGTTCTGCCCCTGGTGTGGGCCGTTTTTTCCGGCTGGATCGAGTCGGGCGAGTTGCCGGGCTTTGTGCCGTTCGTCGGCGCGGTGGCACTGTTGACGAACCTGTTGGTGGCGGGCGGAATTGGCTTTGTCGGCGTGGCCGGATCGTTCTGGTTGCTGCTGGCCGTTGCCGCGCCGCACAGCGACGGTGTCGGCCTGCGGCTGCCACGCTGGGCCGGGTTGGCCTTGTTTGCGACGGCCGCCGGACTGTTCGCCGCCTGCTATTTCACGGCATATCGGCCCGTACTGGCATGTCGCGCGTTGCTGGCGCAGGCCGAGCGGAGCGATGCGGCCGCTCGCCAGCGACAATTCGAAGCCGCCGAGGCCGACCCCTTGGCCGACGAACCGTGGCGGCGGTTGGCGGCCGGCGATTTTGCCGTCTGGCAAAACGACCCGGCGCCCGAACGGGCCGCTCGCTGGCAACAAGATCAAGACAAGTTGCTCCGGCGCCGGCCTCATTCGAGCGCCGCCTGGCTGGAGGCCGGAGAGCGTTACCTGGCCGCCGCGCGCGAGTCGCACGGCCAATCGCAACGGCAGGAATATGCCGCCGCGGCCGTCGAACACCTTCGCCGCGCGGCCGAGCTCTATCCCAACTTCGCAATGGCGCATGCCGATCTGGCCCTGGCATTGGCCGCGGCCGGCCAGGCAGGGGCCGGCGATGAGGCGGCCCTCGCTCTGAAGCTGCACGAGCAAACGCCCCACGCCGACCAGAAGCTTCCGCCGGAATTGGCCGACGCCGTGAAAAAGCTGGCTCGAACCGCGCCTTGAGCGGCTGCGTAGCATACGTGATAAAATAGGCGATCGTAGGCTGGATCGTTTTTATCGTCCTTCAGGAGTCATCTCACATGAAAACCTTTTTGACCATGACCGCCGTCGTCGCTTTGGGAGTGGCGATCACCACCGCCGTCTCGCTGGCACGGATGGGCACGCCGATGGCCCTCTCGCCGCTCTCGCTCGATCTGCCGGCCGAGCCCGACGCGGCGCCGCCGATCAGCCAGCCCGGCCCCGCAATTGCCGCTGACGCCGGCGCCAAGCCGCTCGCCGTCGCCGAAGAAACGGAGTACGACTTCGGCAACCTGCGCAACAAGACCATGGACAACCGGCACACCTTCCAGATCCGCAATGACGGCGCCGCCCCGCTCAAGCTCACCGGCTCACGCGTAAGTTGCGATAAGTGTACATTTGTAGATTTTCCCCAGACCGTGATTCAACCGGGTCAGACCGGCGAAGTCGTGGTGCGCTGGAACGTCGATACCTTCGAAGATCATTTCCGCCAGAGTGCCACCATCAAGACCGACGATCCGGATCACGAGGAAATTCGGCTCGTGATTTCGGGCAAAGTCGTGCGTCCGCTGCAGGCCGAGCCGGCCAACCTGGTGCTGAGCAACGTGCAGGTCGGCAAGGAAGCCCAAGGCAAGGTCCGTTTGCGGGCCTACTTTTCGGACCATCTGGAAGTCGTCGGCCACACTCTGACGGAAGCGGCAACCGCCCAGTATTTTGATGTCGCCAGCGCACCCGTACACAAAGACGAGCTGAGTCCAGGCGTGGAAAGCGCGGTGGATGTGACGGTGACCGTGAAGCCCGGCCTGCCCGTCGGTTCGTTCAGCCAAACGCTGGAAATCGAAACGAGTCTGGCGGATGAGCCCAAGCTGAGCATTCCGCTCAGCGGCAATGTGTCGGGCGCGGTGACCATCGCCGGCAAGGACTGGGACCGCGACTACAATTACCTGGCCATCGGGCATGTCAAGCAGTCGGAGGGCGCCAAGCGGGATCTGTACATTCTGGCTCACGGAGCCGAGATGAAGGGCCTGGAGTTCGAGCCGGCGGAAATCGACGATCCATCGGCGCTGAAGGTGACCTATGGCAAGCCCAAGGAGATGAAGGAAGGAACGCTGGTTCGGATGCCGGTGACCATCGAGGTGCCGCCGCAGAGTCCGCTAGTGAACCACATGGGCGGCAAGGAAGCCAGGCTGGCGCAAGTTGTTATACCGACCAACAAATCGGCGTTGGGCCGCGTGCAAGTTCGCGTTAAATTTGCGGTTATCGCCGACTGACGCCTTGACTGGTGGGCCGGCGCGCGCATGCTCGCTGGTCCCACACCACAAGAAGGATGGTTCATGAAGAAGCCCCTCCGTACCCTGGCCGTCGTTTGCTTTGCCGGTGTCTGTTTGGCCGGTTACGAGGCTGCCCGCCCCGCACCCCGCGCCGAACGCGCATCTGCGCCAAACCGCCCAGACCCCGTCGAGCAAAACGGCCCGATCTTCGAAGGCTGGCCCAAACCGAAGCTGGCCTTGGTCTTTACCGGCGAGCAACTCGGCTACATCGAGCCTTGCGGCTGCGCCGGACTCGAAAACCAAAAAGGCGGCCTGCGCCGACGCGCCACCTTTTTGAAGCAGCTTCGCAAGCAGGGTTGGCCTGTGGTGGCGCTCGACAACGGCGGTCTCATTCGACGTTTCGGCCGGCAGCAAGAGATCAAGTACCGCAGGACCGCCGAGGGGCTGAAGCTGATGGGTTACAAGGCGGTCGGGTTCGGCACCGCCGATCTCAAATTGCCCGCCGGCGCGTTGTTGTCGGCCGTGGCCGAGGCCGACATGTTCGTCTCGGCCAATATGGGACTGTTCGAACTCGACTCCGGCGATACGCCCCGCTTCAAGGTCATCGAAGCGGGCGGCATGAAGATCGGCGTCACGGCGGTCATCGGCGACCGCTTTCGAAAGCAGGTCACCAATGAGGAAATCGGATTCATGCCGGCCAAAGAGGCCCTGGCCCAGGTGGTGCCGGATCTCAAGAAAGCCAAGTGCGACCTGAATGTGCTGCTGGCCCACGCCACGCTGGAAGAAACGACGGCACTGGCCAAGCAGTTCCCGATCTTCAACATTGCCGTGATGGCCCACGGCGCCGACGAGCCGCCGCACGAGCCGCAAAAAATCGCAGGCACCAAGACGCTGCTGATCGAAGTCGGGCACAAAGGGATGTATGCCATCGTGCTCGGCTTTTTCGACGACCCGCGCACGCCGATGCGCTACCAGCGCGTGCCGCTCGACCATCGTTTCGCCGACGCCCCGGAAATCGACGAGCTGATGGTGGCCTATCAAGGCGAGTTGAAGGATCTCGAAGATCAAAACGGCTGGGAAGGACTTGGCCTGAAGCGGGCGCCGCATGCCGGAGGCAAATTCAGCGGTTCGAAGTCGTGCGCCGATTGCCACGACCAGGAATACGCGATCTGGAAAAAGACTCCGCACGCCAGCGCCACCGACACGCTCACGCACGTCAAGCCGCCGCGGCAGTTCGATCCCGAATGCATCAGTTGCCATGTCACGGGCTGGGAGCCGGAAAAGTTCTTTCCCTACGAGACCGGATACGACAGTCTGAAAAAGACGCCCGGCCTGGCGGGCAGCGGCTGCGAGAACTGCCACGGTCCTGGGGCCGCCCATGTGAAGGCCGAGGAAGGCAGCGACAAGGCGCTGCAAAAGCGTTTGCGTGAAGTGCTGCACCAAACCGCCGCGGGCGCCGGCAAAGAAGCCCAGCGCGAGGCCTGCCAGCGCTGTCACGATGTCGACAACAGCCTCAAGTTCGACTTCGACACCTATTGGCAAAAGATCGCCCACTAACGGTAGGGTGGGACCAGCGAGCTTGCGAGCGCCGGCCCACCGTAAACGACGTCGCTATCGGTGGGCCGGCGCTCGCAAGCTCGCTGGTCCCACCCTACCTCTGCTGGCAGAAAGTCATCCATTATTGAAATTGCCAATTTGAAATTCGCAATTCGCAATTTGCAATCTTCCCCCCTGCTCATTCGCCGCCTGCTGGGCCTCGCCTGGCGTTATCGCGGCGGGTCGATCTTGGTGCTGGCGCAGCAGGCCGTGCTCGTGGCGCTCTCGCTGGCCGCGCTCAATCTCACCGGCCTGGGAATCGACGCCCTGCGTCATTGGCTCGATCCGCAGAGCCGCCCGCCGCACTGGCCCTTCGGCCTCCAGCCGCCCGCGACATGGAGCCCGATCGAGACCACGGCGCTGATCGCCGCCGGCATTCTGGCCCTGGCCGCCACACACGCCGCGGTCCGCTACCGGGCCTCGATGTCGGCCGGCCGGCTGGTGCAAAACGTCGTGGTCGACCTCCGCTCGCAGGTGTACGAAAAGCTGCAGCGGCTCAGCTTTCGCTTCTTCGACAAGCACCGCACCGGCTCCATCATCAACCGCGTCGCCGGCGACGTGCAGGCCGTGCGGATGTTCGTGGACGGCGTGGTCGTGCAGATGTTGTCGGTGTTGCTCTGTCTGGCGGTATACCTCTATTACATGCTGCGGCTGCACGTCGGGCTGACGCTGGCCGCGCTGGCCACCACGCCGCTGCTCTGGCTGGCCGCGATCGCCTTTTCGCGCCGCGTGCGGCCGGCCTATCATCGCAGCAGCGAGCTGACCGACGACCTGGTGCTCAAGCTGTCGGAAGCCGTGCAGGGCATTCACGTCATCAAGGGATTTGCCCGTGAGCAAGAACAGATCGCTACCTTCGCGGTCGCCAACCGGGCCGTCGAAACGCAGAAGACGGGCATCTTTTGGAAGGTCAGCCTCTTCCAGCCGCTGATGGGACTGTTGACGCAAATCAATATGATAGTCTTGCTGAGCTACGGCGGCTGGCTGGTGATCGAGGGGCGATTGCCGCTGGGCGAAGGGCTGTTCGTGTTCGCCAACCTCTTGCAGCAGTTCGCCAACCAGGTCGGCCAGATCATCAACATCACCAACAGCATTCAGGCCAGCCTCACCGGCGCTCAGCGCGTGTTCGAGGTGATCGACGCCCCGATCGAAGTCGAGAATCGCCCGGATGCTGTTCCCCTGAGCGAGGTCGCAGGGCAAATCATCTTCGACGGCGTGTCGTTCGCATATTCCGGCGACAACGTTCTCCGCGAGATCGATCTGGCGATCGAGCCGGGGCAGGTCGTGGCCCTGGTCGGCGCCACCGGATCGGGCAAGAGCAGCCTGCTGAGCCTCATTCCGCGGTTCTACGATCCCACCGCCGGCCGCGTGCTCCTCGACGGGCACGACCTCCGCGGGGTAAGGCTCGACGATCTGCGCCGCAACATCGGCATCGTGTTCCAGGAGACCTTTTTGTTCAGCAACACCGTGGCCGCCAACGTCGCCTTCGGTCATCCCGGCGCATCGCAGAGCCAGATCGAACGGGCAGCCAAGATCGCCGCGGCCCACGAGTTCATCGGCGAGTTGCCCCACGGCTACGACACCGTGATCGGCGAATACGGCTCGAACCTCTCCGGCGGCCAGCGGCAACGCCTCGCGTTGGCGCGTGCCCTGCTGCTCGATCCGGCGGTCCTGATTCTCGACGACGCCACTTCCGCCGTCGATCGCGACACGGAGCACGAGATCGTCGACGCGATCGAGCGGGCCATGCGGGGCCGTACCACGCTCGTGGCCGCCCACCGCCTGAGCACTTTGCGCCGCGCCGACCTGGTGATCGTGCTCGATGAAGGGCGGATCGTGCAGAGCGGCACCCACGAAGCGCTGCTGCGTCAGCCGGGGCCTTATTACCAGGCCGCCCGACTGCAGATGATCGACGACGAAACAACTTCGGCCCCCTTGGCGGAGGTGGCCTGATGTCGAGCGCGAATTGTGGTGTGGGTGTCTCGCCCGCCCCGACAAACAATTGTGGTGTGGGCGTCTCGCCCGCTCAGGCGAAGCAGGCGGGACGCCTGCACCACAATGCTTTGACGGTCCGCCGGGCCGACGACCGCGAAGAAGAGTTCCACCCGCTGGAAATGCGGCTGATCTCGCGGCTGCTGGCCTACACGCGGCCCTATCGCGCCAAACGCGATTGGCTGCTGCTGTTGGTGTTCCTCCGCTCGCTGCAGTTGCCCGGCCTGACGTGGCTGACGGCGGCCGTGATTACCGGACCCGTCGAGCGGCGCGACATGGCCGGCGTCGCGTGGGGCACCTTGGCTTTCGCCGCCTTGGCCCTCTCCACGCAGCTTGTGATGCACTTTCGGCAGCGGCTGGCCCTGGAACTGGGCGAGGCGGTGGTCCACGACTTGCGGCGCGACCTGTTCGCGCATCTCGTGCGGCTGCCGATGAGCTTTTTCAACCACACGCGGCTGGGGCGGATCATCAGCCGCATGACGTCCGACGTCGAAAATGTGCGCGTGGGCGTGCAAGAGGTGCTGTTCGTGAGCATCGTGCAACTCGGCCAGATGCTGGTGGCCGCGGCGTTCATGATCTGGTACGACGCCGCGCTGTTCGTCGTCGTATTGCTGCTCGTCCCCTCGCTATGGGCCATCAACAAGCATTTTCACCGCAAGCTGAGCCGTTCGCTTCGGGCAGTGCAAGAATCGTTCAGCCGCGTGACCGCCACGCTGGCCGAGTCGGTCAACGGCATCCGCGTGACGCAGGGCTTCGTGCGGCAAGAGACGAACGCCGAAATCTTCAGCAGCCTGGTGGCCGACCACTCGCAGTACAACATGGCGGTGACTCGCGAGCAGGGCACGTTTCTGCCGCTGCTCGACCTGAACAGCCAGCTTTGCTTTGCCGCGCTGCTCTTGGTGGGCGGCTATCGCGTGCTGGTGACCGGCGGCGCCGAGCTGGCCGACGTGGTCGCCTTCTTGTTCATGGCCAACCTGTTCTTCTCGCCGATCACCGTATTGGGCAATCAATACAACCAGGCGCTCACGGCCATGGCCGGCGCGGAGCGGGTGTTTCGCCTGCTCGACACCCGGCCCGACTGGCAAGACGCCGCCGAGGCCGGCGAATTGCCGCCCATCGAGGGCCGCGTCGAATTTCAGAACGTCTGCTTCGGATACGATCCGCAGCGGCCCGTGCTGCGGGGCATCCACTTCACGGCCGGACCCGGTGAGACCGTGGCCCTGGTCGGGCACACCGGCAGCGGCAAGACCTCGGTCACGAACCTGATCGCCCGGTTCTACCAGCCGACGTCGGGCCGTATTCTGGTCGATGGCCACGACCTGACGGAGGTCACCAGTCCGTCGCTTCGTCGGCAAATCGGCATCGTGCTGCAACAGAACTTTCTGTTCAGCGGCACGATTCTCGACAACATCCGCTTCGGCAAGCCGCAAGCCGACGACGCGGAAGTGGTGGAAGCGGTCCGCTCGCTCGACTGCCTCGACTTATTCGAAGCCTTGCCGCAAGGTTTGCAGACTCAGGTGGGCGAGCGCGGCACGGGTCTTTCGCTTGGGCAGCGGCAGCTTGTCTGCTTTGCCCGTGCCATGCTGGCCGATCCGCGGATTTTGATT
This is a stretch of genomic DNA from Pirellulales bacterium. It encodes these proteins:
- a CDS encoding DUF1573 domain-containing protein, whose translation is MKTFLTMTAVVALGVAITTAVSLARMGTPMALSPLSLDLPAEPDAAPPISQPGPAIAADAGAKPLAVAEETEYDFGNLRNKTMDNRHTFQIRNDGAAPLKLTGSRVSCDKCTFVDFPQTVIQPGQTGEVVVRWNVDTFEDHFRQSATIKTDDPDHEEIRLVISGKVVRPLQAEPANLVLSNVQVGKEAQGKVRLRAYFSDHLEVVGHTLTEAATAQYFDVASAPVHKDELSPGVESAVDVTVTVKPGLPVGSFSQTLEIETSLADEPKLSIPLSGNVSGAVTIAGKDWDRDYNYLAIGHVKQSEGAKRDLYILAHGAEMKGLEFEPAEIDDPSALKVTYGKPKEMKEGTLVRMPVTIEVPPQSPLVNHMGGKEARLAQVVIPTNKSALGRVQVRVKFAVIAD
- a CDS encoding multiheme c-type cytochrome, which encodes MKKPLRTLAVVCFAGVCLAGYEAARPAPRAERASAPNRPDPVEQNGPIFEGWPKPKLALVFTGEQLGYIEPCGCAGLENQKGGLRRRATFLKQLRKQGWPVVALDNGGLIRRFGRQQEIKYRRTAEGLKLMGYKAVGFGTADLKLPAGALLSAVAEADMFVSANMGLFELDSGDTPRFKVIEAGGMKIGVTAVIGDRFRKQVTNEEIGFMPAKEALAQVVPDLKKAKCDLNVLLAHATLEETTALAKQFPIFNIAVMAHGADEPPHEPQKIAGTKTLLIEVGHKGMYAIVLGFFDDPRTPMRYQRVPLDHRFADAPEIDELMVAYQGELKDLEDQNGWEGLGLKRAPHAGGKFSGSKSCADCHDQEYAIWKKTPHASATDTLTHVKPPRQFDPECISCHVTGWEPEKFFPYETGYDSLKKTPGLAGSGCENCHGPGAAHVKAEEGSDKALQKRLREVLHQTAAGAGKEAQREACQRCHDVDNSLKFDFDTYWQKIAH
- a CDS encoding ABC transporter ATP-binding protein encodes the protein MQSSPLLIRRLLGLAWRYRGGSILVLAQQAVLVALSLAALNLTGLGIDALRHWLDPQSRPPHWPFGLQPPATWSPIETTALIAAGILALAATHAAVRYRASMSAGRLVQNVVVDLRSQVYEKLQRLSFRFFDKHRTGSIINRVAGDVQAVRMFVDGVVVQMLSVLLCLAVYLYYMLRLHVGLTLAALATTPLLWLAAIAFSRRVRPAYHRSSELTDDLVLKLSEAVQGIHVIKGFAREQEQIATFAVANRAVETQKTGIFWKVSLFQPLMGLLTQINMIVLLSYGGWLVIEGRLPLGEGLFVFANLLQQFANQVGQIINITNSIQASLTGAQRVFEVIDAPIEVENRPDAVPLSEVAGQIIFDGVSFAYSGDNVLREIDLAIEPGQVVALVGATGSGKSSLLSLIPRFYDPTAGRVLLDGHDLRGVRLDDLRRNIGIVFQETFLFSNTVAANVAFGHPGASQSQIERAAKIAAAHEFIGELPHGYDTVIGEYGSNLSGGQRQRLALARALLLDPAVLILDDATSAVDRDTEHEIVDAIERAMRGRTTLVAAHRLSTLRRADLVIVLDEGRIVQSGTHEALLRQPGPYYQAARLQMIDDETTSAPLAEVA
- a CDS encoding ABC transporter ATP-binding protein yields the protein MSSANCGVGVSPAPTNNCGVGVSPAQAKQAGRLHHNALTVRRADDREEEFHPLEMRLISRLLAYTRPYRAKRDWLLLLVFLRSLQLPGLTWLTAAVITGPVERRDMAGVAWGTLAFAALALSTQLVMHFRQRLALELGEAVVHDLRRDLFAHLVRLPMSFFNHTRLGRIISRMTSDVENVRVGVQEVLFVSIVQLGQMLVAAAFMIWYDAALFVVVLLLVPSLWAINKHFHRKLSRSLRAVQESFSRVTATLAESVNGIRVTQGFVRQETNAEIFSSLVADHSQYNMAVTREQGTFLPLLDLNSQLCFAALLLVGGYRVLVTGGAELADVVAFLFMANLFFSPITVLGNQYNQALTAMAGAERVFRLLDTRPDWQDAAEAGELPPIEGRVEFQNVCFGYDPQRPVLRGIHFTAGPGETVALVGHTGSGKTSVTNLIARFYQPTSGRILVDGHDLTEVTSPSLRRQIGIVLQQNFLFSGTILDNIRFGKPQADDAEVVEAVRSLDCLDLFEALPQGLQTQVGERGTGLSLGQRQLVCFARAMLADPRILILDEATSSVDTITEARVQQALSTLLKGRTSFVVAHRLSTIRHADQVLTLSDGRIIDRRHRPTIGDDTSRGRK